In the genome of Corynebacterium glucuronolyticum DSM 44120, the window ACCGTTTTACACCTAGGAAAGATTGGCCACCTGGGGTTTTGGGAGGGGTCATTCCCGCAAAAAGGTAACTTTTGTCTGGAGGGTTAGAGCTCCCACGCGCGACCGGGCGCGGACCACTGAACGCTGGGAAAGGGCTTGCGATCGTCGTTCCAGTAGCGCTCGAGTTCTTTTAGGTAGAGCTTTCTTTGCCAGGAATTGTTGTCCACTCTGATCGGAAGGAGGCCTTCGCTTATCAGGCGGCGCTCGCGAGTGCGTTCGTTGTTGACAGCCTTGATTCCGTCGTGCCCTTTGGTCTTGGCTTGGCCGTCGTATTCGATGACGATGGATTTTTCCGGGTAGAAGAAGTCGACGCGGGCGAATTCCACGCCCTCGGAGTCGCGGATCACAGCCTGCTGGTAGGGCGGCTCGAAGCCGTTGAGGAAGAGATTTACTTTGACATCGCTTTCACGGGGGCTTTCGGAAAGATGGTTAATGAGGCGGACGGCGGTGCGGGCGCGGTCGATGCCTTTGGTTACGTGGCGGGCCTCGAGGGCATCGGTGAGCTCGGCTTTTGTGGTTTTGTTGTACACCACCGCCCAGTCGCCAGCGCGGACGGCTTCGCCGAGGCTGTTCCAGCGGGCGATGTCGATGATTGTGAGAGCTGCGGAGGTGACGAAGACGTCGTAGCCATCGACGTCTATGATGCGTAGGTCGTCTGTAGGGATGCGCTTTTTTACGATGCCGGGGCGTTTTTTGCCAGTTCCGATGATGGGGATGTCGGCATGTTTGAGGTAGGTCGTCGGGAAGCCCCAGAGGGTGGCGGCGGCCTTGCCGACGAGGACTCGGCCCTCGATGCCGAGCGCCAGGCAGCGCAATTTGTACTGGTCCCAGTGCTTAAGGTCCCAGTAGGTGTGCCGATCGATGTAGACGCCGCAGGCGAGCTTGATGAGCTCGCTGGTGTCGAACCGCTGGCGCTGCGTGGATGTAAACCCCCGAGTAAGAATGAGATGATCCCCCAACTTCATGATTCACATTGTCACACGGGCTGGGGGATCCTGCCACTCGAGTTGGCCTCTGCTCTGAAGGACGGACAAAATCCTGCATTTGTGTCAAAATGTGGGGTTTGAAATTCTGCATTTGTGTCAAAATGTGGGGTTTGAAATTCTGCATTTGTGTTTTCAGGGAGCTATTACCCGTGCTCAAGGGGGTAAATCATGATGCGCGGGTGGCGCCACTGAGGGCTTTGCCCCAGGAGATCTTGGAGCCGTTGTTGAGGATCGCGAACTTGTAGATCTTGGCTACGTAGTAGACGGTGATGGCGGTGATGGTGGCCATGATGAGCATCGATAAGCTGAACTGGGCGAGGTTCATGTAGCCGGAGGCGTATTGGAGCGGGGCGTTGCCGATGGACAGGGGCGGCAGCCAGGCGAACAGCTGCATCCACCACGTATCCACCTTGCCGAAGAAAATTGCCGGGGTATACAGCGTGACAAAGATGGGGAACATGATCGGGGGCCTGGGCGGAGTGCAGATCCTCGGTGCGCTGGATGAGGGCGAGCCAGGAAACCTCACCCGCGTCGGCGGTGGTGACCCCGATGACGGTGCGCATGGTGGTGGATTTTCCGGCACCGTTTGCACCGACGAAGCCGTAGATTTCGCCCGGGCGGATGTGGAGTGAGATGCCTTTGAGCACGTCAATGGACCCGTAGGACTTCCACAGGTCCGTGACCTGCAAGCCGTCGTTCATTGTGCACCGTCCTTAGGTTTAGGTTGGTTTTCGCTGGTACAGAAAGGCTCGGCGGGGCGCAGGGCCCATCTATTCGCGTCTAGTATTGGATTAGCAGATCCAAAGAGGGGGAATAAAGCACCGATGACAAAACGTCGCATTTACCTATACGCAGACGAAACCGGAAACCTTGATTACAGTGGCACCCCTAACCCCAAAGGAGGTGGTGCTTCGACATATTTTGGTTTTGGTACTGCGACCTTCCAAACAGATCGGCACGGAGATGACCTCCTGGAGGGCCTACATTTGCGTGCGAAAAATGCAAAGGAAGGTTTGAGCCTGCCAAGAGGATTTCATGCTGTCGATGACTCTCGAAAGACGAGAGAAGAAATGTTCAACCTAGTTAAGGAACAAGCCCCACGATTCGACACCACATTCCTATACAAATCCAATGCATACCCGCAGTTCAGAGAAAAGGGACCAATGTATCTCTACAGAATGGCTTGGTACTTACATCTCAAAGAAATCGCAAGACAGGTGTCCGATGAACACGATGAGTTGTACGTTATCGTAGCCGAGTTTGGAACCAAGAAGTTTAAGACCGCTGCACACAAGGCTATTGAGGAAGTTTGTGACCAGATTTCCCGTGACATTACTCTCTGCATCTGGAGTGCCCAATCTGCGTGGGGACTGCAAGTTGCCGACTACGGATTGTGGGCAGTACAGCGTCGTCTCGAAGGCAAGAAATGTCCCTGGTACGACTCTTGCGTAAAGCCAACGCTCAGCAGTGTATTCACGCCTTGGGGCACCCCATAAAAGAAGACTGGCTATCCCACCTATCGGGGTGGGAAGTCCTCCCCTGGAGGACTTGTCGCCAGCTTTGCTTTCAGTTTACCAAACAACTGGAACCTCCAGGCTCTTAAATCGACGTTGCAAACCGGTTCACATGACAGGAAAGGACTATCGGCGCAAAACTCGCTGCTGTAATTCGCTGCGGAAGTTTTAGCTGAATATATTCTCGAAACAGAAAGGTGTGAGCAAAGTGTTTTCCTCGCCTTCGAGGTGAAAACTAGGTCGGACTACCATGCCCGCCATGATCTCGACACCAGCGGCTACGTTGTTGTTCCGTCAAATGTGGAGCTTCACGAGTAGAAAATCCTACAAGTCCCCCATTTGCACAAACGCCAGTAGTTGCAGTGCTACGGTGTTAGAATTTTTGCTATGAAACGATGCCTTGCCCTACCCCTAGCTGCGCTTTTAACCCTGAGCTCGTGTGCCATGAGCGAAAAGACCATTGAGGGAACCAATGTTGCCTGGAAGGCGTGTGAGGGGTCCACGACCTGCGAGACGGAGGTGCATGACCTCGTCGACAAGGGGTTGCTCACCGCGTCGGATGATGCCGACGGTGACGGCGTGATTGATGAGTCGGAGTATGCCGTCGCCAAGAAGCGCATTGAGGTGGAGGAGAAGGAGAAGGCGATCGAGAGCTCGCGGGCGTCCGAGTCGCGGGCGTCTGAGTCGCGGGCGTCTGAGTCACGGGCGTCTGAGTCGCGCGCGTCCGCGTCACGGGAATCCGAGTACCGCGCGTCTGAGCAGGCTGAGCGGCAGCGCCAGCAGCAACAGCGACAGCAGCAGCAGGAGCCCACGCAGCGCCCGCAGCAGCAGGCACCGCAACCGCAGCAGTCCCAATACCAGTGGCCGTCGGTTCCGTACCAGCCCGGTCAGGGCATGGAATGGTTTACAAAGGGGCCGTTCCAGTCTGGATGGACCTGCGACCAAGACGCCTCGACGTGGCCGGCTGATACCTCTTATTGCTTCGAAGGACCTGACGGCTACGCCTACTACTACGCACTCAGGCAGGCCGCCCGCTAGGCGAAGACGGTCCCCCACTCGTCGCGCTTGGCAAGCATCTTTTCGACGGCTTCCTGGGCGCCCTTGAGGGAATGGTTCTGGCCCCAGCCACACTGCTTCTCATTGGCTGCGGGAACCTCGGTGGCGGCGAGGATGTCGCGGAAGGTCTGCTCGAGGATGTCCATGAAGTCCTCGGGGGATAGATCAAGCGTGATGGCGTAGAAGCCGGTCTGGCAGCCCATCGGGGAGAAGTCGATGAGGCGGTCGGTGTGGTTGCGCATGTGCTCGGCGGTCATGTGCTCGATGGAGTGGACGGTGGGCATCTCCAGATGCTCCTTGTTGGGTTGGCAGAACCGTACGTCAAACTTCCTTAAAACATCCCCACCGGGGAGCGTCTTCTCGTCCGCAATGCGGACGAAAGGAGCGTCGACAAGCGTGTGATCAAGATTGAAAGACTCAACATTCATGCGTTTTTCCATGGTCCCTAGTTTAATGGAGTGGACTAGATTTAATCATGCGCGGACAAAGGGAGTTTGATATGGGAGTGTTAGCAAGGCTGACCGCGGTCGTTGTCGCCGTGACCCTCGGCGTGACCGGGTGCGCGACTCACACCGAGACGGAAGGCACAGCGCTCACGGTGGGCATGAGCCCGGGGCCGTACTCCATTATCTTCAAGGACGGGATCGAGCCCCTGCTCAAGGCCAAGGGGTACACCGTCAACTACCACGTCTACCGGGACCTCAACGAGGCAACCGACGCCCTGGTGGCGGGGAATGCGGATCTCAGCGTGGAGCAATACCCGGCCTACACTGACCTATATAACAAGGCCAAGGGCGGGACGCTGGTGAATATTGATACGCTGCCGACGATCCCGGCCGGGCTGTACTCCAAGGAACACAGGTCGGTGGAGGACGTCGCCGAGGGACAGACCGTGGCCATCCCGAGAACGCCGGCGGAGCGCGATCGGGCGATGGAGCTCCTGCAAGAGGCGGGGTTTATCACGGAGAGCGACGATCGCGGACTCACCATCAGCGAGCGCAACAGCGAGGACCTGCCCGTCGAGCTGCCGAAGGTGGACTGGGTGGTGCTCCCGGGTTCTGTGAGCTACCCGGTGAAGGCGGACCCGCGCATGCAGGTCTACCAGGAGAAAATGCGCCCTGAGCTGCTGCGCGCCATCACCGTACGGAACGAGGATGCCGACAGCGCGTGGGTGCACGACGTGCAGGCCGCGTACCACGATCCGGCTTTTGCCTCTTATATGAACAATGAGAACCTCAACAATTACTGGTATCTGCCCTAGCGCGTGAATTTTGGTGGGCATCTGTGTGTCAGCAGACCTGACGGGCTGGAACGTTGGGTCTGCCCAATTCACAGATGCCCACCATTTGTCATATCGGAGTTTTATTTCCGGCGGGCGTGTGGGGAGGGGAAATTTTCGCTATCTGGGAATAACTGGCGTAATGTCTTGTTGGTAAATAATAGACACGATGGTCTTAGTCCGATAGACCGCTTAGTACACAAGAGGAGTTATGCCAATGAACCGACCTTCGAAAATCGTTGCTGCGCTTAGTGCTGCAGCCTTAAGCTTTGGGCTCGTATCCTGCGCCGGCAATAGCGAGACCGACGCCAAGACGGTTACCGTGGGCACCTCCCCCGGGCCGTACTCCGTGCTGTTTAAGGACGGGATTCAGCCGATCCTCGAAAAGGACGGGTACACCGTTAAATACACCGACTTCTCCGACCTCATGCAGGCCAACACCGCGCTGGCCGAGGGCTCGGTAGACCTCAACGTGGACCAGCACTCCGCGTACACCGAGGTGTTTAACAAGGAAAAGGGCGCCGACCTGGTGAACTTCACCGAGCTACCGACCGTTCCGGCCGGCCTCTACTCGCAACGCCACGGCTCCCTCGACGATGTCGCCACCGGCCAGTCCGTCGCCATCCCGATCGATGCCTCCAACCTGTCGCGCGCCCTCAACCTGCTGAAGGACGCCGACTGGATCACCATCAAGGCTGAGGCTGACCCCGCTCTCCTGTCCGTCAACGACGTCGACGAGAACCCGCACAACCTTGATTTCAAACCAATGGATTCGGCGGGCATCCCGCGCGCACTGCCCGACGTGGACTGGGGTGTGCTCCCCGGCTCCATGTCGTACGCCTCCAAGGTCGACCCGAACCTGCAGCTCTTCCAGGAAAACCTGCGCCCCGAACTGATCCTCAACGCCGCCACCACGAGCGACAAGGTGGATGAGGAGTGGGTCGAAGAGGTCAAGAAGGCCTACCGCGATCCCGAGTTCCTGCAGTTTGTGGAGGACCAGAACGTGAACAACTACTGGTTCATCCCTGACTCCCTGAAGGGCTAGGCCAATGGCAGAGCCTGCTGTAATTTTCGACAACGTCTCCCGCACCTTTGGCGACGTCACCGCCCTTGACGGCGTGAGCCTCACCGTGCCCGAAGGCTCCATCTTCGGTGTCGTGGGAACCTCCGGCGCAGGCAAGTCGACGTTGCTGCGCACGGTCAACGGTTTGGAGAAGCCGACCGGCGGCACGGTAACCACCCTCGGGCTGGAGCCCGCTTCACTCGGGACGGCGGACCTGCGAGGTCTGCGCAGACAAGTGGGGATGATCTTCCAGCAGTACAACCTGCTGGGATCGAAAACCGTGGCGGAGAACGTCGCCATGCCGCTCACGCTGGAGGGGACGCGCGATGCGCGGCGGGTGAACGACGCGCTCGAACTCGTCGGGCTCGGCGACAAGGCCGACGCCAAGCCACGCGAACTGTCCGGCGGTCAGCGGCAACGCGTGGGGATCGCGCGTGCACTCGTCACACGGCCGCGGATTCTGCTTTGCGACGAGCCGACCAGCGCGCTCGACCCTATGACCACCGGGCAGATTCTTGACCTGCTCACACAGATCAACGAGCAGCTCGGCATCACTATTCTCATCATCACCCACCAGATGGACGTCATCGCGCGGATCGCCGACAACGTTGCTGTCCTCGAACACGGGAAGTTGATTGAGACTGGCTCCGTCGAGGATGTGTTCAGCGCCCCGCAACAGGAGCTGACCAGGCATTTCGTGGCGACGACCGTGCCCACGACGCACCTGCAGGCCGAGGCCGACTCGATCATCCGCGTCGTCCACCGCGGCGGCGCCGGGCAGTCCGTGCTCCATGACCTGGAGACCCACGGCGTGCGCGCCCGGTTGCTGCAGGCCAATGACCTGCCGCTGCGGCGCACGACCGTCGGATCGATGGTGATTGGGCTGGACGGCAGCGCGATCGCTGACGCAATCGCGTCGTTGAGGAATACGGACGGACTGACAGTGGAGGTAATTCGATGAACCTAGATACACGCGTCACCGCCGACATGTACCTTTCGGCGGGTGCCGAAACCATCTACATGGTGGGCATTTCCCTGTTTATCGGCGCGCTCATCGGCATCCCGCTGGCTTTAATGATGGTCATCACGCGGCCCGGCGGCCTGCGCCCGCAGCCCGTCGTGTACCAGGTGGTCAACGTGATCGTGAACATTTTGCGTTCGCTGCCATTCGTCATCCTCATGGTGGCGATTGTTCCATTCACCAGGCTGATCACCGGCACGTCGATCGGCACGACGGCGGCGCTGGTCCCCCTGACCATCTATATTGCGCCGTTTGTCGCCCGCCTCATCGAGCAATCCCTGCTCGAGGTGGACGCCGGCATCATCGAGGCCGCAGACTCCATGGGCGCCACCTTGTGGCAGACAATCCGCTACTTCATCCTGCCGGAGGCCAAGCCCTCCATCATCCTCGCGCTGACCACGTCGACGGTGGGACTCATCTCCGCCACCGCTATGGCCGGGTACGTCGGCGGTGGCGGCGTGGGCGACCTCGCGCTGAGCTACGGCTACCAGCAGTTCGACACTGTCGCCATGGTGGTTACCGTGGTCATCCTCATCGTTGTGGTGCAGGGCATTCAGTCCCTGGGCAACTGGCTGAGCAGGAGGGCCAGGGGGTAGTGCCGTTCTGCGGTGCCCGGAGCCGTGGAGATCGCGTAGCCGAAAAGTTCCGCGACTCCGGGTAGCAGGCTTGACTTCCAGAGCGTTCCACAACTCTTGGTGTAGACCAGCAGGCCAATACTTTTTGCTAAGAAGGGGATGCGGCGACGGGGTGGGGTCATGCTGCGGAGGGCATATCGAGTGCGGTTCTGGACTCACACCAGCGTACGTGTGGTTCGTCGTGTACGGTGGCTTCCTGTACCGTTTTAGCAGTGCGATTGCAGGGTACATACCAAGGCCCACAACCCCGAAACCACCGCTAGTGCTCACTCATACGCCTTTCCAGGGCAGGGGATCCAAGGCTTGTAAGCTACGAATCGTTATACAGGTTCTCCTTTATAAAACATCGATCTGTTTACCACAGGAAATACCTTTACTTTCTGCTACGATTGAACTGACTTACATACAAAGGGATCGGAAGAAATATGAAAATCACTCCCCGGAATGTAGCGTTGGTGGCAGCTTCAGTGACTATATCGCTCACCATCACAATTCCCGTACCGGCTATGGCTCAATCCACCGAACAGGTGCCGATGTCAACTTTGGATGCCTCGTCCGCCGACGCTGCTCATGTTCCTGGTCTATGGAGAATTGAGCAAAATCCGGATGATGATGCAGAAAGTTTCGAAGAACGAGCTGG includes:
- a CDS encoding DUF3800 domain-containing protein, producing the protein MTKRRIYLYADETGNLDYSGTPNPKGGGASTYFGFGTATFQTDRHGDDLLEGLHLRAKNAKEGLSLPRGFHAVDDSRKTREEMFNLVKEQAPRFDTTFLYKSNAYPQFREKGPMYLYRMAWYLHLKEIARQVSDEHDELYVIVAEFGTKKFKTAAHKAIEEVCDQISRDITLCIWSAQSAWGLQVADYGLWAVQRRLEGKKCPWYDSCVKPTLSSVFTPWGTP
- a CDS encoding S-ribosylhomocysteine lyase — its product is MEKRMNVESFNLDHTLVDAPFVRIADEKTLPGGDVLRKFDVRFCQPNKEHLEMPTVHSIEHMTAEHMRNHTDRLIDFSPMGCQTGFYAITLDLSPEDFMDILEQTFRDILAATEVPAANEKQCGWGQNHSLKGAQEAVEKMLAKRDEWGTVFA
- a CDS encoding MetQ/NlpA family ABC transporter substrate-binding protein — encoded protein: MGVLARLTAVVVAVTLGVTGCATHTETEGTALTVGMSPGPYSIIFKDGIEPLLKAKGYTVNYHVYRDLNEATDALVAGNADLSVEQYPAYTDLYNKAKGGTLVNIDTLPTIPAGLYSKEHRSVEDVAEGQTVAIPRTPAERDRAMELLQEAGFITESDDRGLTISERNSEDLPVELPKVDWVVLPGSVSYPVKADPRMQVYQEKMRPELLRAITVRNEDADSAWVHDVQAAYHDPAFASYMNNENLNNYWYLP
- a CDS encoding MetQ/NlpA family ABC transporter substrate-binding protein; amino-acid sequence: MNRPSKIVAALSAAALSFGLVSCAGNSETDAKTVTVGTSPGPYSVLFKDGIQPILEKDGYTVKYTDFSDLMQANTALAEGSVDLNVDQHSAYTEVFNKEKGADLVNFTELPTVPAGLYSQRHGSLDDVATGQSVAIPIDASNLSRALNLLKDADWITIKAEADPALLSVNDVDENPHNLDFKPMDSAGIPRALPDVDWGVLPGSMSYASKVDPNLQLFQENLRPELILNAATTSDKVDEEWVEEVKKAYRDPEFLQFVEDQNVNNYWFIPDSLKG
- a CDS encoding methionine ABC transporter ATP-binding protein; amino-acid sequence: MAEPAVIFDNVSRTFGDVTALDGVSLTVPEGSIFGVVGTSGAGKSTLLRTVNGLEKPTGGTVTTLGLEPASLGTADLRGLRRQVGMIFQQYNLLGSKTVAENVAMPLTLEGTRDARRVNDALELVGLGDKADAKPRELSGGQRQRVGIARALVTRPRILLCDEPTSALDPMTTGQILDLLTQINEQLGITILIITHQMDVIARIADNVAVLEHGKLIETGSVEDVFSAPQQELTRHFVATTVPTTHLQAEADSIIRVVHRGGAGQSVLHDLETHGVRARLLQANDLPLRRTTVGSMVIGLDGSAIADAIASLRNTDGLTVEVIR
- a CDS encoding methionine ABC transporter permease, whose product is MNLDTRVTADMYLSAGAETIYMVGISLFIGALIGIPLALMMVITRPGGLRPQPVVYQVVNVIVNILRSLPFVILMVAIVPFTRLITGTSIGTTAALVPLTIYIAPFVARLIEQSLLEVDAGIIEAADSMGATLWQTIRYFILPEAKPSIILALTTSTVGLISATAMAGYVGGGGVGDLALSYGYQQFDTVAMVVTVVILIVVVQGIQSLGNWLSRRARG